The following proteins come from a genomic window of Trifolium pratense cultivar HEN17-A07 linkage group LG4, ARS_RC_1.1, whole genome shotgun sequence:
- the LOC123922336 gene encoding uncharacterized protein LOC123922336: protein MPARFNYVVCSIEESNDITTMSIDSLQSSLIVQESRMKRQVEFSKEQALKVSNPGRGFGRGRGRNNTSRGRWRGRQSKEFIECFKCHKLSHYQSECTEEEGHQDWMFDFDNSYRDSVKLGDDSRMTVMGKGSVKLLINNKVHVISNVYFVLGLKTNLLSIGQLQQKQIIVIFKDDMCKIYHENKGLLFTTAMSNNKIYVVSAPVIDPMCLLTAKQESTLLWKICSLKLQRVKTI from the exons ATGCCTGCAAGATTCAATTACGTGGTTTGCTCAATTGAAGAATCAAATGACATTACCACCATGTCAATTGATTCCTTACAAAGTAGCTTAATTGTTCAAGAAAGTCGAATGAAGAGGCAAGTTGAATTCAGTAAAGAACAAGCATTGAAAGTCTCTAATCCTGGCAGAGGATTTGGTAGAGGCAGGGGAAGGAATAATACCTCAAGAGGGCGATGGAGAGGTAGACAAAGCAAAGAATTCATAGAATGCTTCAAATGTCACAAATTGAGTCATTATCAAAGTGAATGCACTGAGGAAGAAG GGCATCAAGATTGGATGTTTGATTTTGACAATAGCTATAGAGACTCTGTGAAATTAGGGGATGATTCAAGAATGACAGTGATGGGAAAAGGTAGTGTAAAATTGTTGATTAACAATAAAGTCCATGTTATTTCAAATGTGTATTTTGTCCTTGGTTTGAAAACCAATCTTTTAAGCATTGGGCAATTACAGCAAAAGCAGATCATTGTTATCTTTAAGGATGATATGTGCAAAATCTACCATGAGAATAAGGGACTATTGTTCACTACTGCTATgtcaaacaataaaatatatgtagTTTCAGCTCCAGTTATTGACCCTATGTGCTTACTCACTGCAAAACAAGAGTCTACATTGTTATGGAAGATATGTTCACTTAAGCTTCAAAGGGTTAAAACTATCTAA
- the LOC123923660 gene encoding neuropeptide-like protein 32, which yields MKIKSFIFVLYFCALILISVRAIELSNDGKQIGATEESNTKIVVDGDAGLQKGGHIEDHRRGHVDGGWGFWGSWGGWKGWIEWTGFGGGPKGKGGSVGNEGGGGGGGGGGKKGEQKPGWERVQNERPKWGGEEGQNGENRGTKERPWIPSTWIPNK from the exons AtgaaaatcaaatcttttatctTCGTGTTATATTTTTGTGCACTAATTCTTATCTCTGTTAGAGCAATTGAGCTATCCAATGATGGGAAACAAA TTGGTGCAACCGAAGAATCCAACACAAAAATTGTGGTAGACGGGGATGCAGGTTTGCAAAAAGGCGGTCACATTGAAGATCATAGACGAGGACATGTTGATGGAGGTTGGGGATTTTGGGGAAGTTGGGGAGGTTGGAAAGGTTGGATAGAATGGACAGGATTTGGAGGAGGACCTAAAGGAAAAGGCGGATCGGTAGGAAatgaaggaggaggaggaggaggaggaggaggaggaaagAAAGGCGAACAAAAACCAGGTTGGGAACGAGTACAAAATGAAAGACCTAAATGGGGAGGAGAAGAAGGCCAAAATGGCGAAAATCGAGGGACTAAAGAGCGTCCATGGATACCAAGCACATGGATACCAAACAAATAA